One Cryobacterium psychrophilum DNA segment encodes these proteins:
- a CDS encoding Ig-like domain-containing protein, which yields MRWAWGRTHRSLIGTITSGTVIAALVATVAVVSGGYTAERLDLGDAAVWVTNESRQSVGRANTAVMELNTVVAVDSSSIDVLQRGATVLVLDHGNSSLEIVDAATAQVTGSVPLPPLAPTVLLGADRAVVASNGDIWTLPAAEIADFDGLSAPTLSLGAGTLVALDPAGLLTAFTPGTGSLLQVDTTTANAVVTTVTLATTLAGEATAGEPGQRLVGAADDEYEVSSVAGSWALLNATTSHVFLAEADVDLGVTNNPVIQHAAASADRVLVAHEGGLLSVNLTGGTPEPLLTGRHGSAAAPASVGACAYAAWSDGTAWRDCDGEPGAADMTAAEMTLDGIAASARLELRMNGDGVVLNDSYNGTTWAVQRRGERIDNWADLIDTDQTEQKVEEDNGDTPPTFEQAQMPPVAVDDDFGARPGRATVLPVLLNDYDANDDVLLVTSFSEISADRGRLELVADNQQVQLTLPPSATEPVTFSYAISDGRGGTASASVTVSVRGVEENSAPVQVRATRATAETSGQVAAQVLGDWIDPDGDPFYLASAAATAPDQVGFTPTGAVTFTHGGTGNADAEQRTDVALTVSDGRDVGTGTLTVFVRPAGTVPILTDSYSALATAGAEITLSPLEHTRGGSGVLRLSSVPAKPNVTITPRWDDGTFRFVSMQVGTHYLEYAVTDGTETATGQVRVEVSAAASGASTPVTVPHTAFIRGSQPTLVDVLATDFDPAGGVLLVTGTTNIPADSGLRVEILEQRLLRVTLTQPLATGSVSFGYRVSNGLVESAGSVTVIELPAVSQKQAPRALPDTVSVRVNDAIDIPVLANDEHPDGDPLTLDPVLTEGLTGQAGVLFASGTVLRYLAPATAGNYSAVYRVTAPDGQFANAEVRILVREADAATNNAPEPQTVVARVLAGGTVHIPIPLNGIDPDGDSVQLIGQETNPDKGAVTGMDSESFEYTAGEYSAGTDTFTYAIVDALGARAVGTVRVGISARLDGARNPIAAPDEVVVRPGSTVSVQVLGNDSDPDGGTLSIVSVEASNPGVDSGSAAIDNLVVAVTAPQREGRYGYIYVIQNERGGTSSNFLTVLVSKDAPRSQPIARDTRLTLSDIQGRKTVDVDVLAQVFFADGASSTLDVAVLPGFTDAATVTETRRIRVSVADRSQIIPFSVTHPDESSIVSYAFVWVPGFRDALPQVRSGVPALTVKSEATLNLTINDYVVAVGGKPVRLTDTGTVRATHSDGAALATSPTRLEFTSAAGYYGPASISFEVTDGSSASDPEGRKNTIVLPITVTPSDNQSPAFDGAVLDFEPEQTKVIDLLKLTSYPYPNDLGELAFTVLDPKPAGFTSSLSGHELTLRADSSALKGSSRSVLIGVRDSLAEGRSGRIDMRVVASTRPTAIPAADAAVAPRGQTTVVDVLANDEAANPFPATPLRVVDVRGLGGANVPPGVTITPSTDSSRLSIRVSADAAPVDTNLQYQVADATGDPDRYAWGTVRISVQDVPEAVTNVSVGGFGDGSLTVSFTAGAANNSPITGYQLVLRDAGSGAVVGTTLCHATSCQVFTRGNGRDNAVRVSVTAQNAIGASASTTLRGDVWSDVVPGAPTGLAAAPLDGGLRLSWGAVSPGGGGTAIRGYVVTVGGKTQPEVSATGARCATAARCSIDVSGLSNGANVEFTVSARNDALPELSSWTVARGTGKPYGPPQATSIVASGSDATGTVTVSWSPFPNSGDPVAGYVVQRITGNRAPSGAQACSVTSPAPGTVTAPVEGGAVDAQLTVSGTSTSAQFEGLSGNNGRYSFVVWGYNRAGCAVSQVASAVIRADPAGAPLVTGTMRSHGTAWDYQVTAGVVVGADRYELRSADGTGAIVAFSGTGWPRELLGGAFGDTVSVEIRACNVWGGCGPWAAPATAPEASITRVVGGVAYDAATGRFSWTNDPPNGSIPASYACSVRETTGEPTSADSSNTCTVPGAPAAGTVRLTVTVNTHSYDYDE from the coding sequence GTGAGGTGGGCCTGGGGTCGGACCCATCGCTCGCTGATCGGGACCATCACGAGCGGCACGGTGATCGCGGCACTCGTCGCGACGGTCGCCGTCGTATCCGGCGGGTACACCGCCGAGCGGCTCGACCTCGGCGATGCGGCCGTCTGGGTGACCAACGAGTCCCGCCAATCGGTGGGCCGCGCCAACACCGCCGTCATGGAGCTCAACACCGTCGTCGCCGTCGACAGCAGCAGCATCGACGTGCTGCAACGAGGTGCGACGGTGCTCGTGCTCGACCACGGCAACAGTTCGCTCGAGATTGTCGATGCGGCGACGGCGCAGGTCACCGGGAGCGTGCCGCTTCCCCCGCTCGCGCCGACCGTGCTGCTCGGAGCCGACCGTGCCGTCGTTGCGTCCAACGGAGACATCTGGACACTGCCCGCCGCGGAAATTGCCGATTTCGACGGCTTGTCCGCGCCGACCCTGAGCCTCGGAGCCGGGACGTTGGTGGCGCTCGATCCGGCCGGGCTGCTCACCGCCTTCACCCCTGGCACGGGAAGCCTGCTGCAGGTCGATACGACGACGGCAAACGCTGTCGTGACGACAGTAACGCTCGCGACGACGCTGGCCGGAGAGGCGACCGCCGGCGAGCCAGGCCAAAGATTGGTTGGGGCGGCGGATGACGAGTACGAGGTCTCCAGTGTGGCCGGCAGCTGGGCGCTGCTCAACGCCACCACCTCACACGTCTTCCTCGCCGAGGCAGACGTTGACCTCGGGGTCACGAACAACCCCGTGATCCAACACGCGGCGGCGTCGGCCGACCGGGTGCTCGTGGCGCACGAGGGCGGCCTGCTCTCCGTGAACCTCACTGGCGGAACACCCGAGCCGCTCCTGACGGGACGCCACGGTTCGGCGGCGGCACCGGCATCCGTTGGCGCGTGCGCGTATGCCGCGTGGTCGGACGGGACCGCCTGGCGGGACTGCGACGGCGAACCGGGCGCTGCCGATATGACCGCTGCCGAGATGACCCTGGACGGGATTGCGGCATCCGCCCGGCTGGAATTGCGCATGAACGGTGACGGTGTCGTGCTCAACGACTCCTACAACGGCACCACGTGGGCCGTGCAACGACGTGGCGAGCGCATTGACAACTGGGCCGACCTGATTGACACCGATCAGACCGAGCAGAAGGTGGAGGAGGACAACGGCGATACCCCGCCGACCTTCGAACAGGCGCAGATGCCTCCCGTGGCCGTCGACGACGACTTCGGTGCCCGGCCGGGCCGGGCGACCGTGCTCCCGGTACTGCTCAACGACTATGACGCGAACGACGACGTGCTCCTGGTCACCAGCTTCAGTGAGATCTCTGCGGACCGGGGACGCCTCGAACTCGTCGCCGACAACCAGCAGGTGCAGCTCACCCTGCCGCCTTCGGCAACGGAACCCGTGACGTTCAGCTACGCGATCAGCGACGGTCGCGGCGGAACGGCGTCGGCCTCGGTGACGGTGAGCGTTCGCGGCGTCGAGGAGAACTCCGCGCCCGTTCAGGTGCGCGCCACCCGCGCCACGGCCGAGACATCGGGCCAGGTCGCCGCCCAGGTGCTCGGGGACTGGATCGACCCCGACGGTGACCCGTTCTACCTCGCGTCCGCGGCGGCGACGGCGCCGGACCAGGTCGGCTTCACACCGACGGGAGCGGTGACCTTCACGCACGGCGGAACGGGCAACGCCGACGCCGAGCAGCGCACGGACGTGGCACTGACCGTGTCGGATGGTCGCGACGTGGGCACGGGAACGTTGACGGTGTTCGTGCGGCCTGCGGGCACGGTGCCGATCCTGACCGACTCGTACTCCGCCCTCGCAACCGCGGGCGCCGAGATCACACTGTCACCGCTTGAGCACACGAGGGGCGGTTCGGGTGTGCTGCGGCTGAGCAGCGTTCCCGCCAAACCGAACGTGACGATCACGCCGCGGTGGGATGACGGCACGTTCCGCTTCGTGAGCATGCAGGTCGGCACGCACTACCTCGAATATGCGGTGACGGACGGAACGGAAACGGCGACCGGGCAGGTGCGCGTCGAGGTGTCGGCCGCGGCCTCCGGCGCCAGCACCCCCGTCACCGTGCCGCACACCGCATTCATCCGCGGCAGCCAGCCGACGCTCGTCGACGTGCTCGCGACCGACTTCGACCCGGCCGGCGGCGTCTTGCTGGTGACGGGAACGACGAACATCCCCGCGGACAGCGGCCTGCGGGTGGAAATTCTCGAACAGCGACTGTTGCGGGTGACCCTCACCCAGCCGCTGGCCACCGGCTCGGTGTCCTTCGGTTACCGGGTGAGCAACGGGCTCGTCGAATCCGCTGGCAGCGTCACGGTCATTGAACTTCCCGCGGTGTCGCAGAAGCAGGCCCCGCGCGCACTGCCCGACACGGTGTCGGTTCGAGTGAACGACGCCATCGACATCCCGGTGCTCGCCAACGACGAACACCCCGACGGCGACCCGCTCACCCTTGACCCGGTGCTGACCGAGGGCCTGACCGGCCAGGCCGGGGTGCTCTTCGCCTCGGGCACCGTGCTGCGTTACCTCGCCCCCGCCACGGCTGGCAACTACAGCGCCGTGTACCGGGTCACCGCGCCCGACGGGCAATTCGCCAACGCCGAGGTTCGCATCCTGGTGCGCGAAGCGGATGCCGCGACCAACAACGCGCCGGAGCCCCAGACCGTCGTTGCCCGGGTCCTCGCCGGCGGCACCGTGCACATTCCGATTCCGCTCAACGGAATCGACCCCGACGGCGATTCGGTGCAGCTGATCGGCCAGGAGACCAACCCCGACAAGGGCGCCGTCACGGGCATGGACTCCGAATCGTTCGAGTACACCGCCGGTGAATACTCCGCCGGCACCGACACATTCACCTACGCGATCGTCGATGCGCTCGGCGCCCGCGCCGTCGGAACCGTGCGCGTGGGCATCAGCGCCCGTCTCGACGGTGCCCGCAATCCAATCGCCGCCCCCGACGAGGTCGTCGTGCGCCCCGGCAGCACCGTCTCGGTGCAGGTACTCGGCAACGATTCCGACCCGGACGGTGGCACTCTGAGCATCGTGAGCGTCGAAGCGAGCAACCCGGGAGTCGACTCGGGTTCGGCCGCAATCGACAACCTGGTCGTCGCCGTGACCGCGCCGCAGCGGGAGGGGCGCTACGGATACATCTACGTGATCCAGAACGAACGCGGCGGCACGAGTTCCAACTTCCTCACCGTTCTGGTGAGCAAGGACGCGCCCCGGTCCCAGCCGATCGCGCGGGACACCCGACTCACCCTGAGCGACATTCAGGGCCGCAAGACGGTCGACGTGGACGTGCTCGCCCAGGTATTTTTCGCCGACGGTGCGTCCAGCACCCTTGACGTGGCCGTGCTGCCCGGTTTCACGGACGCGGCCACGGTCACCGAGACCAGGCGCATCCGGGTGAGCGTCGCCGACCGCAGTCAGATCATCCCCTTCTCCGTCACGCACCCCGATGAGTCGAGTATCGTGTCGTACGCCTTCGTCTGGGTCCCCGGTTTTCGCGACGCCCTGCCCCAGGTGCGCAGCGGGGTGCCGGCGCTCACGGTGAAAAGCGAAGCGACCCTGAACCTCACCATCAACGACTACGTGGTCGCGGTCGGTGGCAAGCCGGTGCGACTCACCGACACCGGCACCGTGCGCGCCACCCACTCGGACGGCGCCGCACTCGCCACCTCGCCCACACGACTGGAATTCACCAGTGCCGCTGGATACTACGGTCCGGCCTCCATCTCGTTCGAGGTGACCGACGGTTCGAGCGCGAGCGACCCGGAGGGCCGCAAGAACACGATCGTGCTCCCGATCACGGTGACGCCGAGCGACAACCAGTCGCCCGCCTTCGACGGCGCCGTCCTCGACTTCGAACCGGAACAGACGAAGGTCATCGACCTTCTCAAGCTCACCTCCTACCCGTACCCGAACGACCTCGGGGAACTCGCGTTCACGGTGCTCGACCCGAAACCCGCCGGTTTCACCTCGTCGCTCAGCGGTCACGAGCTCACCCTCCGCGCCGACAGCTCCGCCCTCAAGGGCAGTTCACGTTCCGTCCTGATCGGAGTGCGCGACAGCCTCGCCGAGGGGCGGTCCGGTCGCATCGATATGCGCGTCGTCGCATCCACCCGACCCACCGCCATCCCGGCAGCGGATGCCGCCGTCGCGCCACGCGGGCAGACCACCGTCGTTGACGTGCTCGCCAACGACGAGGCGGCAAACCCCTTCCCCGCGACTCCGTTGCGCGTGGTGGACGTGCGTGGCCTCGGCGGAGCCAACGTTCCGCCGGGGGTCACGATCACCCCGAGCACCGATTCCAGCCGGCTCAGCATCCGTGTGTCCGCGGACGCGGCGCCCGTTGACACGAACCTGCAGTACCAGGTGGCGGATGCCACGGGCGACCCCGACCGCTACGCCTGGGGCACCGTACGCATCTCGGTCCAGGACGTGCCGGAGGCCGTGACCAACGTCAGCGTCGGTGGTTTCGGGGACGGTTCCCTCACGGTGTCGTTCACTGCCGGTGCCGCGAACAACTCACCGATCACCGGTTATCAGCTCGTGCTCCGTGACGCCGGCTCCGGTGCGGTCGTGGGGACGACACTGTGCCACGCCACGTCGTGCCAGGTCTTCACCCGCGGAAATGGACGCGACAACGCCGTGCGGGTGTCGGTCACCGCGCAGAACGCGATCGGGGCGTCCGCTTCCACCACCCTGCGCGGCGACGTGTGGTCCGACGTCGTTCCGGGAGCACCGACCGGCCTGGCCGCCGCGCCGCTCGACGGGGGGCTTCGCCTCAGCTGGGGTGCGGTGTCGCCGGGCGGTGGCGGCACGGCCATCCGCGGCTATGTGGTGACCGTTGGCGGGAAGACGCAACCGGAGGTCAGTGCCACCGGGGCGCGGTGCGCGACGGCGGCGCGGTGCAGTATCGACGTGAGCGGCCTGTCGAATGGCGCAAACGTCGAATTCACCGTGAGTGCCCGAAACGACGCGTTACCCGAACTCTCCAGCTGGACCGTCGCCCGCGGCACCGGCAAACCCTATGGACCACCGCAGGCGACCAGCATCGTGGCGTCGGGAAGCGACGCCACCGGAACGGTGACCGTGTCGTGGAGCCCCTTCCCCAACTCCGGCGATCCGGTGGCCGGCTACGTCGTACAGCGGATCACCGGCAACCGGGCGCCGTCGGGAGCGCAGGCGTGCTCTGTCACGTCCCCGGCCCCCGGCACGGTGACGGCCCCGGTCGAGGGGGGAGCCGTCGACGCCCAGCTCACAGTCTCCGGCACCTCGACCTCGGCACAGTTCGAGGGGCTCAGCGGCAACAACGGACGCTACTCCTTCGTGGTCTGGGGCTACAACCGTGCCGGATGCGCCGTGTCCCAGGTGGCCTCCGCCGTGATCCGCGCTGACCCCGCCGGCGCCCCCCTCGTCACGGGGACCATGCGTTCCCACGGTACGGCGTGGGATTACCAGGTCACCGCGGGCGTCGTCGTCGGTGCTGACCGATACGAGCTGCGGTCCGCGGACGGCACCGGTGCGATCGTCGCCTTCAGCGGCACGGGCTGGCCCAGGGAGCTGCTCGGCGGCGCCTTCGGGGACACCGTCTCGGTGGAAATTCGCGCGTGCAACGTCTGGGGCGGCTGCGGTCCGTGGGCTGCGCCGGCGACCGCACCGGAGGCATCCATCACCCGCGTCGTGGGCGGAGTCGCCTACGACGCCGCCACCGGCCGGTTCTCGTGGACCAACGACCCGCCCAATGGGTCGATTCCGGCCAGCTACGCCTGCTCGGTGCGTGAGACAACCGGCGAGCCCACCTCCGCCGATTCTTCGAACACCTGCACCGTGCCGGGGGCGCCGGCTGCCGGCACCGTGCGGCTGACGGTGACCGTGAACACTCACAGCTACGACTACGACGAATGA
- a CDS encoding serine/threonine-protein kinase, whose protein sequence is MARRLPSTPPTLPGFTYVRALGSGGFADVFLFEQNLPRRPVAVKVLLKSVVNDQVRDLFRTEANVMAQLGSHPSILTVFQSSVSADGRPYLVMEYCSANLSQRYRAEPLSVPDVLRIGIKIASAVESAHRSGVLHRDIKPSNILITAYGHPVLSDFGIAATLADAETGSGNDLGARDVRSDVVGLSIPWSAPEVLHGDVPGSIATEVWAVGATLYSLLAGRSPFEVPGGDNETAGLTARIARARVAPIDRADVPPRLNEILARAMRRSPQQRQQSVLELIRELQSVEAELGLAQTPLEVSVDDWAAATPVDPLDQTRITGPGVLAGAGAVRRRSGGSARVGAMRRERSSARTRTGQTRGTQTRGRRDTSYSGRRRPQRWSGLAWAAGLILVAGTAAMVVTLLAGGNTAGIPRVSDVTGAVQGASIVFQWENPGVLSSDNYVVQLRSGEKSIQRGTEFGVDPEGRSTVCLTVTVNRAGAAGEPSAEKCVDAAVNQ, encoded by the coding sequence ATGGCACGACGTCTCCCGTCAACGCCGCCGACGCTTCCGGGTTTCACCTACGTGCGGGCTCTCGGCTCCGGTGGGTTCGCCGACGTCTTTCTGTTCGAACAGAACCTGCCTCGCCGCCCCGTGGCCGTCAAGGTTCTGCTCAAAAGTGTGGTGAACGATCAGGTTCGTGATCTCTTCCGCACCGAGGCCAACGTGATGGCCCAGCTCGGCTCGCATCCGTCCATTCTCACCGTTTTTCAATCGAGCGTCTCGGCCGACGGCCGACCGTACCTCGTGATGGAATACTGCTCAGCCAATCTCAGCCAGCGCTACCGAGCGGAGCCGCTGAGCGTGCCAGATGTGCTGCGGATCGGCATCAAGATTGCCAGCGCCGTTGAGAGCGCCCACCGCTCGGGTGTGCTGCACCGGGACATCAAACCCTCCAACATTCTCATTACGGCATATGGGCATCCGGTGCTCTCGGACTTCGGCATAGCGGCCACGCTCGCCGATGCCGAAACGGGCAGCGGAAACGACCTCGGTGCCCGGGACGTGCGCTCAGACGTTGTCGGCCTGTCCATTCCGTGGTCGGCCCCCGAGGTTTTGCACGGCGACGTGCCCGGCTCGATCGCGACGGAGGTTTGGGCCGTCGGCGCCACCCTCTACTCGCTTCTGGCGGGCCGCTCTCCCTTCGAGGTGCCCGGCGGCGACAATGAGACGGCCGGGCTCACGGCACGCATCGCGCGGGCCAGGGTCGCGCCCATCGATCGAGCGGATGTTCCGCCCCGGTTGAACGAGATCCTCGCGCGTGCCATGCGCCGCTCGCCGCAGCAGCGCCAGCAGAGCGTGTTGGAGCTGATCCGGGAGCTGCAATCGGTTGAAGCCGAACTGGGTCTGGCGCAGACACCACTTGAGGTCTCCGTCGATGATTGGGCGGCGGCCACGCCGGTGGACCCGCTGGATCAGACCCGGATCACCGGCCCCGGTGTGCTCGCGGGGGCGGGAGCCGTGCGTCGCCGTTCCGGCGGCTCAGCCCGTGTGGGGGCGATGAGGCGGGAGCGCTCCTCGGCCCGTACCCGAACGGGCCAAACCCGCGGCACGCAAACCCGCGGGCGGCGAGACACATCGTACTCCGGGCGGCGCCGCCCGCAGCGCTGGTCCGGCCTCGCCTGGGCGGCCGGGCTCATCCTCGTGGCGGGAACGGCCGCCATGGTGGTGACGCTGCTCGCCGGTGGCAACACCGCGGGTATCCCACGCGTGAGCGACGTCACCGGCGCGGTACAGGGCGCCTCGATCGTTTTTCAGTGGGAGAATCCCGGTGTGCTCTCCAGCGACAACTATGTCGTCCAGCTGCGCTCGGGAGAGAAGAGCATCCAGCGCGGAACCGAATTCGGTGTTGATCCGGAGGGCCGGAGCACGGTCTGTCTCACCGTGACGGTGAACCGGGCAGGGGCTGCCGGCGAACCCAGCGCAGAGAAATGCGTCGACGCCGCGGTGAATCAGTGA
- a CDS encoding PP2C family protein-serine/threonine phosphatase translates to MTQIGQSSTEFTVELPSTGKSVTLAWSALTDVGHRREVNEDSVLAESPIFSVADGMGGHSAGDVASAAVVTRLAEHAGRPVLDAPSIDSALSLAVEDMAKGAGVTDQGTGTTVTGVALAVVSGAPNWIAFNIGDSRVYQLNAGVLEQVTTDHSVVQELFDAGRITREEAEVHPHGNIITRAVGFHEPPIPDYRILPLQAGMRILVCSDGLSKEITSYGIRHFLMSNPHAADAAAALLEAALENGGRDNVTVIVLDVVTVNDLTGTADHSTDRVSAKN, encoded by the coding sequence GTGACCCAGATTGGTCAGAGCTCGACGGAATTCACGGTCGAGCTGCCCTCCACCGGCAAGAGCGTAACCCTGGCCTGGTCCGCCCTGACGGATGTCGGTCACCGGCGTGAAGTGAACGAGGACAGCGTGCTCGCCGAATCGCCCATCTTCTCCGTCGCTGATGGCATGGGCGGTCATTCCGCCGGTGATGTTGCCAGCGCGGCCGTCGTGACACGCCTCGCCGAACACGCCGGCAGGCCCGTGCTCGACGCTCCGTCCATCGACTCGGCGCTGAGCCTCGCGGTCGAGGACATGGCGAAGGGCGCTGGCGTCACCGACCAGGGGACCGGTACGACGGTAACCGGCGTCGCTCTCGCCGTGGTCTCTGGAGCGCCGAACTGGATTGCCTTCAACATTGGCGATTCACGTGTGTACCAGCTCAACGCCGGAGTTCTGGAGCAGGTCACAACCGACCACTCCGTCGTTCAGGAACTCTTCGACGCTGGTCGTATCACGCGCGAAGAGGCCGAGGTGCACCCGCACGGCAATATCATCACCCGGGCCGTCGGGTTCCACGAGCCGCCCATTCCCGATTATCGTATTCTGCCCCTGCAGGCGGGAATGCGCATCCTGGTGTGCTCCGACGGTCTCTCCAAAGAGATCACGTCCTACGGGATTCGGCACTTCCTGATGTCGAATCCGCACGCAGCGGATGCCGCGGCGGCGCTTCTGGAGGCGGCGCTGGAGAACGGTGGCCGCGACAACGTGACCGTGATCGTGCTTGACGTTGTGACCGTCAACGACCTCACCGGCACGGCAGATCACTCGACCGATCGGGTGAGCGCAAAAAACTGA
- a CDS encoding FHA domain-containing protein: MNVGRVGCALWPGSAPEWTFIVGSDLLVALPVATPAHLLETLHGRAERSGATVDDVLALIPQGGDEAVDSFAVVIPGEPTDADGVRVSVVVRGSVVVDVFSIGGSRRISDGGASPWWSGDFVSVTGIAIGSPGIARVSPAELESGQTIGPGAISGSALFWSAEFSSAQFSSVQSSSAQTVGRAADPQHRDAPMNPPPPSSTAQPGDGFDDTVLRAPWSASPITANVAPLPAEDTILRVPGASARGVAPARENSGHPAPEQADVPLERYGFRLPDGTERRLDTVYLLGRHPQPTRVGAGGASRLITIASRTSAVSATHLEIRQDGDSVVVTDVGSTNGTMVFPARGRRQRLRAGQSVAVRPGTRVDIGDGNIIEVLR; the protein is encoded by the coding sequence ATGAACGTGGGACGAGTGGGCTGTGCGCTGTGGCCCGGATCCGCGCCGGAGTGGACGTTCATTGTGGGATCTGACCTCCTGGTCGCTCTTCCGGTGGCAACCCCGGCGCATCTCCTGGAAACGCTCCACGGCCGGGCTGAGCGCTCCGGCGCCACGGTCGACGACGTTCTGGCGCTGATTCCGCAGGGCGGCGACGAGGCCGTTGACAGTTTCGCCGTCGTCATCCCGGGGGAGCCGACCGATGCCGACGGCGTGCGGGTATCCGTGGTCGTGCGTGGATCCGTTGTGGTCGATGTGTTCTCGATCGGCGGTTCCCGACGCATCTCGGATGGCGGCGCGTCGCCATGGTGGTCGGGCGACTTCGTCTCCGTCACCGGGATCGCCATCGGGTCCCCGGGGATCGCTCGGGTCAGTCCCGCCGAACTCGAGTCCGGCCAAACGATCGGCCCCGGGGCAATCTCGGGCAGCGCCCTGTTCTGGTCGGCCGAATTCTCATCGGCCCAGTTCTCATCAGTCCAGTCTTCATCGGCCCAGACGGTCGGCCGGGCGGCAGACCCGCAGCACCGAGACGCGCCGATGAACCCGCCCCCGCCATCGTCGACAGCGCAGCCGGGCGACGGTTTCGACGACACGGTCCTGCGCGCGCCGTGGTCTGCGAGCCCGATTACCGCGAATGTCGCCCCGCTTCCCGCCGAGGACACCATTCTTCGGGTGCCGGGCGCATCCGCCAGGGGCGTCGCCCCGGCACGGGAGAACAGCGGGCACCCGGCACCCGAGCAGGCTGATGTTCCGCTCGAACGCTACGGGTTCCGCCTGCCCGACGGGACAGAACGCCGGCTGGACACCGTGTACCTGCTGGGACGGCACCCGCAGCCGACTCGGGTCGGAGCCGGCGGCGCCTCACGACTGATCACCATTGCCTCCCGCACGTCAGCGGTCTCGGCGACGCACCTGGAAATTCGCCAGGATGGCGACTCCGTGGTGGTCACCGACGTCGGGTCCACGAACGGAACAATGGTGTTTCCGGCGCGCGGACGGCGCCAGCGACTTCGCGCGGGACAATCCGTCGCGGTGCGTCCCGGTACACGGGTGGACATTGGGGACGGTAACATCATCGAAGTCCTCCGTTGA
- a CDS encoding DUF4192 domain-containing protein, with protein MQPTIVKTSEAFDFLALVPQLVGFQPEQSMVLVAFRGNRTCGALRFNLPEADAAAKVLRRIATTLIGTLCKIPGVDAVVPVAYTGESFTEANGIPQERFMGCLVKRAEMSGFLVRDALCVGADAWGSYLDPHCPASGRSLGFITDSRVHEPPPPGARGSIGTLASGTELPRVSPAQRERVAREYRRYAGLHAPSGPPAELLPVVGEVLDSVDIAEDALTWDTAALHANVVARLVFVLQGAGNRDQVMLQFAFGREVGENARAVNQYYWALQAVTGRDLDDLVIEQHQRGISPEAAVIGDLMLGLTDQRPDPERIERGIALLKLVVASAPRPTRTAPLCMLAWLSWALGRGSVAAIFIDRALAIDPSYGMAVLLHRMLSSGLLPDWVYMVPAAGHGDRGEPGAT; from the coding sequence ATGCAGCCGACAATCGTCAAGACCAGCGAAGCATTCGACTTCCTGGCACTCGTTCCCCAGCTCGTCGGGTTTCAGCCCGAGCAGAGCATGGTCCTCGTCGCCTTTCGCGGCAATCGCACCTGTGGTGCACTGCGCTTCAACCTGCCCGAAGCGGATGCCGCCGCGAAGGTGCTGAGACGCATCGCGACAACCCTCATCGGGACCCTGTGCAAGATTCCCGGAGTGGACGCCGTCGTGCCGGTGGCGTACACCGGGGAATCCTTCACCGAGGCGAACGGGATTCCGCAGGAGCGCTTCATGGGCTGCCTCGTGAAACGCGCTGAAATGAGCGGTTTCCTCGTTCGTGATGCCCTGTGCGTTGGCGCCGATGCCTGGGGTTCCTACCTGGACCCGCACTGTCCGGCCTCCGGCCGGTCGCTCGGGTTCATCACGGACTCCCGCGTGCACGAACCCCCTCCGCCGGGTGCGCGGGGGAGCATCGGAACGCTCGCCAGCGGCACGGAACTGCCCAGGGTGTCACCCGCCCAGCGCGAGCGCGTGGCCCGCGAGTACCGCCGCTACGCCGGGCTGCACGCACCGTCGGGTCCTCCCGCGGAGCTCCTGCCCGTGGTGGGTGAGGTTCTTGACTCCGTTGACATCGCCGAGGATGCCCTCACGTGGGATACTGCGGCCCTTCACGCCAATGTCGTGGCCCGGCTCGTGTTCGTTCTGCAGGGCGCAGGCAACAGGGACCAGGTCATGCTGCAATTCGCGTTCGGGCGCGAGGTGGGGGAGAACGCCCGGGCCGTGAACCAGTACTACTGGGCACTCCAGGCGGTGACCGGGCGGGACCTCGATGACCTCGTCATCGAGCAGCACCAGCGGGGTATCAGCCCGGAGGCCGCGGTCATCGGAGACCTCATGCTCGGCCTGACCGATCAACGGCCCGACCCCGAGCGGATCGAACGCGGAATCGCACTGCTCAAGCTTGTGGTCGCGAGCGCGCCGAGACCGACGAGGACTGCACCGTTGTGCATGCTCGCCTGGCTGTCGTGGGCGCTCGGACGCGGCTCGGTCGCCGCGATCTTCATCGACCGGGCGCTCGCGATCGATCCGAGCTACGGAATGGCCGTTCTGCTGCACCGGATGCTGTCGTCTGGCCTTCTCCCCGACTGGGTCTATATGGTGCCCGCCGCTGGTCACGGCGACAGGGGAGAGCCCGGTGCGACGTGA